A genome region from Schaalia sp. 19OD2882 includes the following:
- a CDS encoding glycoside hydrolase family 2 TIM barrel-domain containing protein, whose translation MATQSGDGALIDDGAEPAWTPSGPHNGRVLDHRSWPGSQEETIDLGGTWSFRLHPCDPDPLGPHVGGEEPVLDDHCENIDLPAHWVLSGPGRGHPTYTNVVYPFPLSPPHPPQDNPTADHWREFDLPDHWCDGSQVRLRFDGVESLLRVWVNGHWVGLSSGSRNPREFDVTDLVHPGRNRVTLRVNQFGPGTYLEDQDQWWLPGVFRDVTVHRLVSGAIEDLWVRTRWDPESAHGALQLRMRFQGPAPQWVHLEVAGPARRLALVPDGQDPQEFISEWVDIGPVRPWSPEEPVLHEVRVEAAGAERTCRAGFRHVEIQDGVLMANGHPLVLRGVNRHEIRPDAGRVFDEDFARADLALMKSFNVNALRTSHYPPHPRLLDLADEIGLWVVLESDIETHGFEGDGRWRGNPSDDPAWREAFLDRTRSAFERDKNHPSILMWSLGNESGDGVNLEAAAAWMRQRCPEAILHYEADRSLRYTDVHSRMYPTLEEVAAVLDESDPIAEVAVPVHPASRVDARARKRIRSAPYLLCEYLHAMGTGPGQARGYVDQFSHRRHCGGFVWEWRDHALWKDGPEGPTLAYGGDFGEEIHDGNFVCDGLVSATGEVFSGLVNWAGEIAPLRVQVQADPHTGALWSRVREPWGPAIHSELHLRWALQALDLDLADGVGAAGVTGVLPLPSHCGPEGVRIDLEEATVAFRQARAAHPGVAWAVHVVLVDERVPGAPLPAGPCPARIGDWLPVPVGFDDGCGRRTLVRDCLVIEAGSESGTRPDGPAIALGGFTVDEWGSLTEVAGLAIGPLELSVFRAPTDNDRGRGPIDHWGMDEAGALGQGLGVGGTSDAARWHESHLDLPRRRLVDLQDEGDRVLVEEEWGFPTEDFGAHVRLLYAAVPGGVRIQWEASPHGRWPARIPRCGLRLALPGTGWRARWVGTGPGIAYPDMSGASWPGVFEAEVRDMWERRVRPQEGGNRPGLRDLVLTGEGEALRLRIDAATLPSFSLGHWREQDLEGAAHWEDLGAGEGTWLWLDGGHGGLGTRSCGPDVRREAELMIAPLNITFSLRRCHRSWSRYTLSAAPNTR comes from the coding sequence ATGGCTACTCAGAGTGGAGACGGCGCCCTCATCGACGATGGCGCCGAACCTGCATGGACCCCGTCGGGCCCCCACAACGGCCGCGTCCTGGACCATCGCTCCTGGCCGGGATCACAGGAGGAGACCATCGACCTGGGCGGAACGTGGTCCTTCCGCCTGCATCCCTGCGACCCGGACCCACTGGGGCCGCACGTGGGCGGGGAGGAACCCGTGCTCGACGACCACTGCGAGAACATCGATCTTCCCGCCCACTGGGTCCTCAGCGGACCTGGACGGGGCCACCCGACCTACACGAATGTCGTCTACCCCTTCCCCCTCAGCCCGCCCCACCCCCCGCAGGACAATCCCACCGCCGACCACTGGCGTGAATTCGACCTGCCTGACCACTGGTGCGACGGCTCCCAAGTGCGCCTGCGTTTCGACGGGGTCGAATCCCTCCTGCGGGTGTGGGTCAACGGACACTGGGTGGGATTGAGCTCCGGCTCGCGCAACCCCCGCGAATTCGACGTCACCGACCTCGTGCATCCGGGGAGGAACCGGGTGACCCTGCGTGTCAACCAATTCGGCCCGGGCACCTACCTGGAGGACCAGGACCAGTGGTGGCTGCCCGGAGTCTTCAGGGATGTCACCGTGCACAGACTTGTCTCGGGGGCGATCGAAGACCTGTGGGTGCGCACCCGGTGGGACCCCGAGAGCGCCCACGGGGCACTGCAACTGCGCATGCGCTTCCAGGGCCCGGCGCCCCAGTGGGTGCACCTGGAGGTGGCCGGTCCTGCCCGCCGCCTCGCCCTGGTCCCCGACGGGCAGGACCCGCAAGAGTTCATCTCCGAATGGGTCGACATCGGCCCGGTCCGCCCTTGGAGCCCCGAGGAGCCCGTCCTGCACGAGGTGCGCGTCGAGGCCGCCGGCGCCGAGCGCACCTGCCGTGCGGGTTTCAGGCACGTGGAGATCCAGGACGGCGTCCTCATGGCCAATGGCCACCCCCTGGTCCTGCGCGGGGTCAACCGCCATGAGATCCGCCCCGATGCCGGGCGCGTCTTCGACGAGGACTTCGCCCGGGCGGACCTGGCCCTCATGAAGTCCTTCAACGTCAATGCCCTGCGCACCAGCCACTACCCTCCTCACCCACGCCTGCTGGACCTGGCCGACGAGATCGGCCTGTGGGTCGTGCTCGAATCCGACATCGAGACCCACGGCTTCGAAGGGGATGGGCGGTGGCGCGGCAACCCCAGTGACGACCCCGCCTGGCGCGAGGCCTTCCTGGACCGGACCCGCAGCGCCTTCGAGCGGGACAAGAACCACCCGAGCATCCTCATGTGGTCCTTGGGCAATGAATCCGGTGACGGAGTGAACCTGGAGGCCGCTGCCGCATGGATGAGGCAGCGGTGCCCGGAAGCGATCCTCCACTACGAGGCGGACAGGTCCTTGAGGTACACGGATGTGCACTCACGGATGTACCCGACCCTGGAGGAGGTCGCCGCCGTCCTTGACGAATCCGACCCGATCGCCGAGGTCGCCGTACCCGTCCACCCGGCCTCGCGCGTGGACGCCCGGGCCCGGAAGCGGATCCGCAGCGCCCCCTACCTGCTGTGCGAGTACCTGCACGCCATGGGGACGGGCCCTGGCCAGGCCCGGGGCTATGTCGACCAATTCAGCCACCGGCGCCATTGCGGTGGCTTCGTGTGGGAGTGGCGCGACCATGCCCTGTGGAAGGACGGGCCGGAGGGGCCGACGCTGGCCTACGGAGGGGATTTCGGGGAGGAGATCCACGACGGCAACTTCGTGTGTGACGGGCTCGTCTCGGCGACCGGCGAGGTGTTCTCGGGCCTGGTGAACTGGGCGGGCGAGATCGCTCCGCTCCGCGTCCAGGTCCAGGCCGACCCGCACACGGGTGCTCTGTGGTCTCGCGTGCGTGAGCCGTGGGGTCCGGCGATCCACTCGGAACTGCATCTGCGGTGGGCGCTGCAGGCCCTGGACCTCGATCTGGCGGACGGGGTGGGGGCGGCCGGTGTGACCGGGGTCCTGCCCCTGCCCAGCCACTGCGGTCCCGAAGGGGTGCGCATCGACCTGGAGGAAGCCACGGTCGCCTTCAGGCAGGCGCGCGCCGCCCATCCGGGCGTTGCATGGGCCGTGCACGTCGTCCTGGTCGATGAGCGTGTGCCCGGTGCGCCTCTGCCTGCCGGTCCGTGTCCGGCCCGCATCGGCGACTGGCTGCCGGTACCCGTCGGATTCGACGACGGCTGCGGGCGGCGGACGCTGGTCCGCGACTGCCTCGTCATCGAGGCCGGCAGCGAGAGTGGCACCCGACCCGACGGGCCCGCCATCGCCCTCGGCGGATTCACCGTTGACGAATGGGGCAGCCTCACCGAGGTGGCCGGCCTTGCGATCGGGCCGCTGGAACTCAGCGTCTTCCGGGCACCCACCGACAATGACCGCGGTCGGGGCCCCATTGACCACTGGGGCATGGACGAGGCCGGAGCGCTCGGCCAGGGATTGGGAGTCGGCGGCACCTCCGATGCCGCCAGGTGGCACGAATCGCACCTGGACCTGCCCAGACGGCGCTTGGTCGACCTGCAGGACGAGGGCGATCGCGTGCTGGTCGAGGAGGAGTGGGGATTCCCCACCGAGGACTTCGGCGCCCATGTGCGGCTCTTGTACGCGGCCGTGCCGGGTGGTGTGCGCATCCAGTGGGAGGCGAGCCCCCATGGTCGGTGGCCCGCCCGCATTCCCAGGTGCGGCCTGCGCCTGGCCCTGCCCGGCACGGGCTGGCGTGCGCGCTGGGTCGGCACCGGCCCGGGCATCGCCTACCCGGACATGTCCGGCGCCTCATGGCCGGGAGTGTTCGAGGCCGAGGTGCGGGACATGTGGGAAAGGCGGGTGCGTCCCCAGGAGGGGGGAAACCGCCCGGGGCTGCGTGACCTCGTCCTCACGGGCGAGGGCGAGGCCCTTCGCCTGCGCATCGACGCCGCGACCTTGCCCTCCTTCTCCCTGGGACACTGGCGTGAGCAGGACCTGGAAGGCGCTGCGCACTGGGAGGACCTGGGTGCCGGCGAGGGGACGTGGCTGTGGCTGGACGGCGGGCACGGGGGCCTTGGAACGCGCTCGTGCGGGCCGGATGTCCGCCGCGAGGCCGAGCTCATGATTGCGCCTTTGAACATCACATTTTCATTACGGAGGTGTCACCGGTCATGGTCACGGTATACGCTTTCCGCAGCACCTAACACGAGATAG
- a CDS encoding LacI family DNA-binding transcriptional regulator, protein MPRTTRAQVAQLAGVAPSTVSLVLNGRGEELKIASATIARIEEAARTLGYVPNAAARSLRKGTSTMIALLMAELPEDPFVPVVHKVLTTAMIEIQRRGYLLVPLFQSSEEVSDAQVIRSLITDTPLAGVIRETTSAEQFANTLLADMGIPVVGMSMIETPDSTHTRSLVRIDESAGVIAILDRLALPSAERAHAVFLAGPNTNHSRQNPLFARFGERARMMTLPDWNEASAYTASLDVLTRDPLVELIFCADDSQTAGVFKAADELGMDVPERLSILGFGGQERSGIEGTRLTTVEWPLREMTRLAVDTLIGIIEEPDTARSVITIPTVPVWGTSVRITPNRD, encoded by the coding sequence GTGCCTCGTACGACCCGCGCCCAGGTCGCACAGCTTGCCGGGGTCGCGCCCTCGACGGTTTCGCTCGTGCTCAACGGACGCGGCGAAGAACTGAAGATCGCCTCGGCCACCATCGCCCGCATCGAAGAGGCCGCACGGACTCTGGGGTACGTGCCCAATGCCGCCGCCAGGTCCCTGCGCAAAGGCACCAGCACTATGATCGCCCTGCTCATGGCCGAGCTGCCGGAGGACCCATTCGTTCCCGTCGTCCACAAGGTCCTCACCACCGCAATGATCGAGATCCAGCGACGCGGATACCTGCTCGTCCCGCTCTTCCAGAGCAGCGAAGAAGTCTCCGACGCACAAGTCATCCGCTCCCTCATCACCGACACCCCCCTCGCCGGAGTCATCCGAGAAACCACCTCGGCCGAACAGTTCGCCAACACCCTCCTGGCCGACATGGGAATCCCCGTCGTCGGAATGTCGATGATCGAGACCCCGGACTCCACGCACACCCGCTCCCTCGTCAGGATCGACGAGTCCGCCGGTGTCATCGCGATCCTCGACCGCCTCGCCCTGCCCAGCGCGGAGCGCGCCCACGCGGTGTTCCTCGCGGGCCCCAACACGAACCACTCCCGCCAGAACCCCCTCTTTGCCCGCTTCGGCGAACGCGCGCGAATGATGACTCTGCCCGACTGGAACGAAGCGAGCGCCTACACGGCTTCACTGGACGTCCTCACCCGCGATCCCCTCGTCGAATTGATCTTCTGCGCCGACGACTCCCAGACGGCGGGCGTGTTCAAGGCCGCCGACGAACTCGGCATGGACGTGCCGGAGCGACTGAGCATCCTTGGATTCGGCGGCCAAGAGCGCAGCGGAATCGAAGGAACGCGCCTGACCACAGTCGAGTGGCCACTGCGCGAAATGACTCGGCTCGCAGTCGACACACTCATCGGGATCATCGAGGAGCCCGATACCGCCCGCAGCGTCATCACCATTCCGACCGTCCCGGTGTGGGGGACCTCCGTGCGGATCACCCCGAATCGCGACTAG
- a CDS encoding MarR family winged helix-turn-helix transcriptional regulator yields MERAWNTYLVEQGISTAQFATMAALAEGERTQTQVAAATAVDPRNMGPTIRKLIEAGWVQTRLNPNDARSRLLSLSVAGRAWWDEAQPRLRRGREQFFRALTSDELATLEALLGKLEAAHSHESTSASN; encoded by the coding sequence GTGGAGCGGGCGTGGAACACCTACCTGGTCGAGCAGGGGATCTCCACGGCGCAGTTCGCCACCATGGCGGCATTGGCGGAAGGGGAGAGAACCCAAACGCAAGTCGCCGCCGCGACAGCCGTCGATCCGCGCAACATGGGCCCTACGATTCGAAAACTGATCGAAGCCGGTTGGGTCCAGACCCGATTGAACCCCAATGACGCGCGGTCTCGCCTTCTGAGCCTGAGCGTCGCCGGCAGGGCCTGGTGGGATGAGGCACAGCCTCGCCTTCGTCGCGGTCGCGAACAATTCTTCCGCGCCCTGACCTCGGACGAGCTCGCCACTCTGGAGGCCTTGCTGGGCAAGCTCGAGGCAGCGCACTCTCACGAGTCGACCAGCGCATCGAACTAG
- a CDS encoding VOC family protein, translated as MTPPELFIDYVYMPLSTPSPPTGHNTINPFAIVPDAIGFIRFVEAVFDGHETTQVRTPDRDGSIIHAEVVIGDSTIMLSDRKPDWPFTPAFLQVYVSNARMCLDRAVALGAEIVTPVSDFYGGCRIARLLDPWRNLWWLYEPTTRPLPQSERVGDTEWHDRKPSLVYTTLMDAMRNLTRPEAL; from the coding sequence TTGACTCCACCCGAACTATTCATAGATTATGTCTACATGCCTCTCTCAACACCGTCCCCACCGACAGGACACAACACCATCAATCCGTTCGCCATCGTCCCCGACGCCATCGGCTTCATTCGTTTCGTCGAAGCAGTCTTCGACGGGCACGAGACCACGCAGGTACGGACTCCCGATCGTGATGGATCAATCATCCACGCCGAAGTCGTCATCGGCGACTCCACGATCATGCTCAGCGACCGAAAACCGGACTGGCCCTTCACGCCCGCTTTCCTTCAAGTCTATGTGTCGAATGCCCGAATGTGCCTCGACAGAGCCGTCGCCCTCGGTGCCGAGATCGTCACGCCCGTTTCCGACTTCTACGGCGGCTGTCGAATCGCTCGCCTGCTCGATCCCTGGCGAAACCTCTGGTGGCTCTATGAGCCGACGACCCGACCTCTGCCGCAATCCGAACGAGTCGGCGACACGGAGTGGCATGATCGGAAGCCGAGCCTCGTCTACACCACTCTCATGGACGCAATGCGGAATCTCACTCGACCCGAGGCGCTCTGA
- the glmM gene encoding phosphoglucosamine mutase — translation MTRMFGTDGVRGLANDLLTPALAVQLGEAAARVLTKDIPAGNLSRTGRPRAIVGRDTRASGEFLDHAISAGLAASGVDVTRAGVLPTPAIAHLTATQNIDLGVVISASHNPFQDNGIKFFARGGYKLEDSVEDEIEALLGKVSGRPTGAGVGRVIKGETVADQTYINHLVDSVGTDLSGLRIVVDAANGAASSVGPAALRAAGAEVIAINASPDGLNINAHCGSTHPEQLQNYVTSVHADLGVAYDGDADRCLAVDAEGRLVDGDQIMGMLAVGMKADGTLGSDTLVVTVMSNLGLILAMKEHGIRTVQTGVGDRYVLEKMLQGGYTLGGEQSGHVIDSLHATTGDGVLTSLRIAARMKRTGQSLKDLASIVTRLPQTLVNVKGVDKAKAGTDSAVQKAVAAAEAELGETGRVLLRPSGTEPLVRVMVEAATQEQADSVANRLAKVVEENLSL, via the coding sequence ATGACCAGGATGTTCGGCACGGACGGAGTCCGCGGCCTCGCCAATGACCTGCTGACCCCCGCCCTCGCCGTCCAACTCGGCGAAGCCGCCGCCCGCGTCCTCACCAAGGACATCCCCGCCGGGAACCTGTCGCGCACGGGCCGCCCTCGCGCGATCGTGGGACGCGACACCCGCGCCTCGGGCGAATTCCTCGACCATGCGATCTCCGCGGGCCTGGCGGCCTCCGGCGTCGACGTCACTCGTGCCGGAGTCCTGCCGACCCCTGCGATCGCGCACCTGACCGCCACTCAGAACATCGATCTCGGCGTCGTCATCTCCGCCTCGCACAACCCCTTCCAGGACAACGGCATCAAGTTCTTCGCGCGCGGCGGCTACAAGCTCGAGGACTCCGTCGAGGATGAGATCGAAGCCCTGCTCGGGAAGGTGTCCGGCCGACCGACGGGCGCGGGCGTGGGCCGCGTCATCAAGGGCGAGACGGTCGCCGACCAGACGTACATCAACCACCTCGTCGACTCGGTCGGCACGGACCTTTCCGGCCTGCGCATCGTCGTCGACGCCGCCAATGGTGCGGCCTCGTCAGTCGGCCCTGCGGCGCTGCGCGCGGCCGGCGCCGAAGTCATCGCGATCAACGCCTCGCCCGACGGGCTCAACATCAACGCCCACTGCGGCTCGACCCACCCCGAGCAGCTCCAGAACTACGTGACCTCCGTGCACGCCGATCTGGGCGTTGCCTATGACGGCGATGCGGACCGCTGCCTCGCGGTCGACGCCGAGGGCCGCCTCGTCGATGGGGACCAGATCATGGGCATGCTCGCAGTCGGCATGAAGGCCGACGGCACGCTCGGCTCCGACACCCTCGTGGTCACCGTCATGAGCAACCTCGGCCTCATCCTCGCAATGAAGGAGCACGGCATCCGCACCGTCCAGACGGGCGTGGGTGACCGCTACGTCCTGGAGAAGATGCTTCAGGGCGGCTACACGCTCGGAGGCGAGCAGTCGGGCCACGTCATCGATTCGCTGCACGCGACCACGGGAGACGGTGTGCTCACTTCGCTGCGCATTGCGGCGCGCATGAAGCGCACGGGCCAGTCGCTCAAGGACCTGGCGAGCATCGTGACGCGCCTGCCGCAGACGCTCGTCAACGTCAAGGGAGTCGACAAGGCGAAGGCGGGCACCGATTCTGCGGTGCAGAAGGCCGTCGCCGCTGCGGAGGCCGAACTCGGCGAGACCGGTCGTGTTCTCCTGCGCCCGTCGGGTACGGAGCCGCTGGTGCGCGTCATGGTCGAGGCCGCCACTCAGGAGCAGGCCGATTCGGTTGCGAATCGCCTGGCGAAGGTCGTCGAGGAGAATCTTTCGCTCTGA
- the rpsI gene encoding 30S ribosomal protein S9 has translation MAETTEIVELDEETAPSSYTTETESAPVGAGQSITAPGAGLGRRKEAVARVRLVPGTGQWTINGRTLEDYFPNKLHQQLVKSPFVLLDLDGRFDVIARINGGGISGQAGALRLGISRALNEIDRDANRPALKKAGFLTRDARAIERKKAGLKKARKAPQYSKR, from the coding sequence GTGGCTGAGACCACCGAGATCGTCGAGCTGGACGAGGAGACCGCCCCCAGCTCGTACACCACCGAGACCGAGTCGGCGCCTGTCGGAGCCGGCCAGTCCATCACCGCACCCGGCGCGGGACTGGGCCGCCGCAAGGAGGCCGTTGCCCGCGTGCGCCTGGTTCCCGGAACCGGCCAGTGGACCATCAACGGTCGCACCCTGGAGGACTACTTCCCGAACAAGCTGCACCAGCAGCTGGTCAAGTCGCCCTTCGTCCTGCTGGACCTGGACGGCCGTTTCGACGTCATCGCCCGCATCAACGGCGGCGGCATCTCCGGCCAGGCCGGTGCGCTGCGCCTGGGCATCTCGCGAGCCCTGAACGAGATCGACCGTGACGCGAACCGTCCCGCCCTGAAGAAGGCCGGCTTCCTGACTCGCGACGCCCGCGCCATCGAGCGCAAGAAGGCCGGCCTGAAGAAGGCCCGCAAGGCGCCGCAGTACTCGAAGCGCTGA
- the rplM gene encoding 50S ribosomal protein L13, which yields MRTYSPKPGDADKKWYVIDATDVVLGRLATHVAALLRGKHKPTFAPHMDMGDFVIIINADKVALTGKKLEQKMAYRHSGQPGGLTATPYRDLMAERPERAVEKAVRGMLPHTSLGRAQLRKLHVYAGAEHPHAGQTPVPYEITQVAQ from the coding sequence GTGCGCACCTATTCACCGAAGCCGGGGGATGCCGACAAGAAGTGGTACGTCATCGATGCCACCGACGTCGTCCTCGGTCGCCTGGCGACCCATGTCGCCGCCCTCCTGCGTGGGAAGCACAAGCCGACATTCGCCCCTCACATGGACATGGGCGATTTCGTCATCATCATCAATGCGGACAAGGTCGCCCTGACCGGCAAGAAGCTCGAGCAGAAGATGGCCTACCGCCACTCGGGCCAGCCCGGTGGTCTGACCGCGACCCCCTACCGTGACCTCATGGCCGAGCGGCCCGAGCGTGCGGTTGAGAAGGCCGTCCGCGGCATGCTTCCCCACACCAGCCTCGGTCGCGCGCAGCTGCGCAAGCTGCACGTGTACGCCGGTGCTGAGCACCCCCACGCCGGCCAGACGCCGGTTCCCTACGAGATCACCCAGGTCGCCCAGTGA